In the Acidobacteriota bacterium genome, GGATTTCCGCCAGGATGACCGCGGCCGCCGCGCCGGGATCGGGCGCCCGCAGGATGGGCCGGCCCACGACGATGGCGGAGGCGCCGGCGGCGATGGCGTCGCGCGGCGTGGTGATGCGGGACTGGTCGCCGGCGTCGGCGCCGGCCGGCCGGATCCCCGGCGTCACAATGAACGCGTCGGCGAAGGACCGGCGGAGCGCGGCCGCCTCCAGCGGCGACGCGACGAAGCCCCGCAGGCCGGCCCGGTAGGCCATGCCGGCCAGGATCTCCACCTGCCGCTCGGTTCCGCCCCCCGCGCCGATCCCGTGAAGATCGGCGTCGGACATGCTCGTCAGGACGGTGACGCCCAGCATCAGCGGCTCGGCCAGGCGCTCCCGGGCGCAGAACTCGCGCAGGCCGCCCAGCGCCTCGGTCAGACCCCGGGCGCCGTTGGCGCAGTGCACCGTGAACATGGCGGCGCCGAGCCGCGCCACCTGGCGGGCGGCGCCCAGGACGGTGTTGGGAATGTCGTGGAGCTTGAGGTCGAGGAACACCCGGGCGCCCTCGGCCACCAGCTCGCGGACCAGGTCGGGCCCCTCGGCCACGAAGAGCTGCAGGCCGACTTTGTAGATGCCCACCGAGGCCACGGTGCGCCGCACCATGTCGCGGGCCTGAGTCCGGTCGTCCACGTCGAGGGCCAGGATCAGGCGCTGTCGTGGATCTTCGGTCGTTGCGGTCATGGGCTCACCTCGTCGGCGGAGGAGACTGGGGCTGCCGGTGGAAGGCGCCGATGTACGACTCGATCCGGTCGATCGCCCGGCGCCGGCAGAAGGCTTCCACACCCTCCAAGATTTCCATCGTGATCGCGGGCCGGATGTAGTTGGCGGTGCCCACCTGGACGGCCCGTGCGCCCAGGGCCAGGTATTCCAAAGCGTCCATGGCGGTCATGACCCCGCCGATGCCGATGACCGGGATGTCCACGCTCCGGCAGATGTCATGGACCAGCCGCTGGGCCAGCGGCTTGATCGCCGGTCCGCTGAGCCCGCCGGTCACGTTGGCGATGCGCGGCCGCAGGGTCTCGGCGTCAATGGCGATGCCCACGAAG is a window encoding:
- the pyrF gene encoding orotidine-5'-phosphate decarboxylase gives rise to the protein MTATTEDPRQRLILALDVDDRTQARDMVRRTVASVGIYKVGLQLFVAEGPDLVRELVAEGARVFLDLKLHDIPNTVLGAARQVARLGAAMFTVHCANGARGLTEALGGLREFCARERLAEPLMLGVTVLTSMSDADLHGIGAGGGTERQVEILAGMAYRAGLRGFVASPLEAAALRRSFADAFIVTPGIRPAGADAGDQSRITTPRDAIAAGASAIVVGRPILRAPDPGAAAAVILAEIRQALAG